In Mercurialis annua linkage group LG5, ddMerAnnu1.2, whole genome shotgun sequence, a single genomic region encodes these proteins:
- the LOC126683284 gene encoding nascent polypeptide-associated complex subunit beta-like isoform X1 has protein sequence MQMNRERLMKMAGAVRTGGKGSMRRKKKAVHKTTTTDDKRLQSTLKRIGVNAIPAIEEVNIFKDDIVIQFVNPKVQASIAANTWVVSGAPQTKKLQDILPQVLGHLGPDNLENLKKLAEQIQKQAPSGGATATTAPEEDDDDDVPELVPGETFEAAAEEAKATS, from the exons ATGCAGATGAATAGGGAGAGGCTTATGAAGATGGCTGGTGCAGTTCGCACCGGTGGCAAGGGAAGCATGAGAAG AAAGAAGAAGGCTGTCCATAAGACGACAACTACAGATGATAAAAGGCTTCAGAGCACTCTGAAGAGAATAGGAGTGAATGCAATTCCTGCAATTGAAGAAGTTAATATATTCAAGGACGACATTGTTATTCAATTTGTGAACCCAAAAG TTCAAGCATCCATAGCGGCCAATACTTGGGTTGTTAGTGGCGCCCCACAGACTAAGA AATTGCAGGATATTCTTCCTCAAGTTCTTGGACATTTgg GACCTGATAATTTGGAAAACCTTAAGAAATTGGCGGAGCAGATCCAGAAGCAGGCGCCCAGTGGAGGTGCTACTGCGACCACAGCGCCAGAGGAGGATGACGATGATGATGTTCCAGAGCTTGTTCCAGGGGAGACATTTGAAGCTGCTGCAGAGGAGGCTAAAGCTACTTCTTAG
- the LOC126683284 gene encoding nascent polypeptide-associated complex subunit beta-like isoform X2: protein MNRERLMKMAGAVRTGGKGSMRRKKKAVHKTTTTDDKRLQSTLKRIGVNAIPAIEEVNIFKDDIVIQFVNPKVQASIAANTWVVSGAPQTKKLQDILPQVLGHLGPDNLENLKKLAEQIQKQAPSGGATATTAPEEDDDDDVPELVPGETFEAAAEEAKATS from the exons ATGAATAGGGAGAGGCTTATGAAGATGGCTGGTGCAGTTCGCACCGGTGGCAAGGGAAGCATGAGAAG AAAGAAGAAGGCTGTCCATAAGACGACAACTACAGATGATAAAAGGCTTCAGAGCACTCTGAAGAGAATAGGAGTGAATGCAATTCCTGCAATTGAAGAAGTTAATATATTCAAGGACGACATTGTTATTCAATTTGTGAACCCAAAAG TTCAAGCATCCATAGCGGCCAATACTTGGGTTGTTAGTGGCGCCCCACAGACTAAGA AATTGCAGGATATTCTTCCTCAAGTTCTTGGACATTTgg GACCTGATAATTTGGAAAACCTTAAGAAATTGGCGGAGCAGATCCAGAAGCAGGCGCCCAGTGGAGGTGCTACTGCGACCACAGCGCCAGAGGAGGATGACGATGATGATGTTCCAGAGCTTGTTCCAGGGGAGACATTTGAAGCTGCTGCAGAGGAGGCTAAAGCTACTTCTTAG